The Euwallacea similis isolate ESF13 chromosome 13, ESF131.1, whole genome shotgun sequence genomic interval CCACCAGCATCACCATCCGCATGTCTCCTCGGCGTTTCTCTTAACCGAAACAGCGGCGGCAGCGGCTCACCACTTTAACGTGCTGAGTTTCGACACTTGCCTGTACAAGGGAGGATCTGGAGCCAGCTCGGGGGGCAGTCCCACCCCGGCATCGGTGTGCGCCTCTGAAGGGGACATCGGCGTCGAGGGCCCCCCTGGTGACCTCAACACCCCCATCACCACAGCAGCCGACGCGCCCTCCTTTTTTGGTCCTGGCACCGTCATCGAACCACCCCCCATTACAGGTCAGTCTAAATTATTCAAGCGAGGACTTTCATGCTCAGTTGGACGCAGTAATTGAATGACTTTACCTTGTATATTTGCTCGGTCAATTAGGCGCAGTTAGGTCTTAATTTATCTTAGATATTGCAACCTAAAACCATATGCCAGTCGAGACAAAACAGCGTTCCTGCTGACTCTGCTGCTAATTTTAACCAGCACAAGTTACGTAGTATTTTCGATCCTGGATACTAAGTGCGAAGTATTTATAAACTCACCCGAGCAATCCGTGTGCACCTGTTCCCTCATGATTTTAGCAGACCCAATTCCGAAAAAGTCGCAGGAATGATCCTGGAATCGATAGGGCCTACTCATTCATCAAAATCCATTCATGAAAACGTTACTATGAGGAGCATGGCGGCGCCCTATCGCCCCCATAAATGTCAAGAGCAACGTGGAAAAGGTCTGACTTGTTGACTAGAAACGAAAATCGATATTCGTTCTCGCTGGCTGTCGCAGGTTTGCAGGAATTTCTCCAggataaaaactgaaaattatacAAGAGTTTCGGAAAGTATCAAACCTGCATTAAGACCGATTGTTATGGGGATGCCTACGCTCTGGCTCCTGCACAAAGCAAACAAAATTCCATGTGGGCGGCCCTACGATATGCTTTTGTCGTAGGTTTGATAGTAAACCGATGTgatgaatgaatgaaaattcaattcattcaTCACCTGGGTGTACTCATGCTAAATCTTCTGAATAATCATCCAAATTATACTGGGGTCCCCCCCAGTTCGAAGTCAAAGTTGATTCAAAACGGGAGTTTTTTGGATAGACCTATAGGTAGTGTTTTTGAACCACCCTGTAGCGTTTTGTTCAGATTTATACGTTTATAGTAGTGAAGAATTCTCGGAGGGCTGCTGAAAAATAGAACATTTCGATCTCTTCACACTTTGATGCCTCAGAAGTCGGTTCagtttgaattatttttgaggCTGCATAGCGCCAAAATAGTCACAGCTGCATCAACAGGTAGCTGAAAATGGAACTCAGATGTTTTCAATCCCCCTGTATATTCTTGTATAATTGATTTATATTCTCCATGGATGCTATTTCTGATATACAATCCCTACAGCTATATCTGACCGTTTTGATGTCTCGTGGAATTTTGGTATCTTCGCCCTTTGACAACCTAAAAGCCACTGTATCATGTATCATTGTGGTGCTCCTCAGTATAGTCCAGTGGAGAGAGTTCAATCAGAATAATACAAGGCGTTTCAAAACTAAGATTCCTCCCTAGATAAAttcctatataaaaaaagggcCTGCCTTTAATCAACTCTCAAATCCTCTGAGGAATGTGTGTTTTATTCACGATTTTCTAGGAGGCTGAGATCTATAAATTTGGAATGCATGGGCTTAGGACCCTTAAAAACGATATAGAAGAATCAATACTGAATGACCAGCATTGCCAGTTTTCTGGAGATTCTCTTGTTTTTCTAACTTATCTAAACTTGTTTTTCTGTAAAGCTTCGACTAAAAATATCCTTAAAACTGCCCTGAAGTAAATAGGCTGACGTCACGAGGGTTTTGTCTGCCCAGGGCTTCAAGGCCTCTGTCACGAGATTTCTCTAGAGGTCGCAACTGGTGCGCATGCAAAAATCGATGTCTGGGAGCCCTGGCTACACCATGAAAAGCGCCCAGATCGATACTCTCTATTCATTCACATACGTATTTAATATATCATCAATACATTAGAACCAATCTATATCATTTTATAACAGATACAAATTTCTTCTTACTCGGTTCCCACCTATAAGTGTGCGCTTCTATAAAAATCATGGCAACAAGTGCCAACATCTGTTCGGGTTTTCGTGGGCGGACATTTCGAGGCATCCGAAATACCTACATAATTGAAGATCGATCCACGGTGCCGCCAACACACAACTTCGGGCTTGTTGACCCTTTGTCGTTACACCAAGatcaaattattcaatttcacTTTGGTTTTGCATAAACAAACTTGTTGCATTCACTATTTGTTCAGAGTTCAACTTTATCTCTTGAGTACGACAGAACTTCTTCAATTGTTGTTTCCTCTTTGTTTATCTGGATGTTCAATAGACGTCAGTGTCCTTGAATCCTCCTCATCCATGTTCCATCCTGCTCTTAAGCAAAAGCAACATTTACTACTATCTGCAGGCATCTTTGATTAACTTGAATTGATCAATGCGGAATGTAATCAAAACTGGTGTGTGCGGAGTCTAATCTGGATAATCAAGTCTGCAAATTTCTTTCTGGATGAAATGATGGATATGATGTGTGAAACGTTTGGAGCTCCGATGAACGTGAAATTAGTATCGAAACCTGGTTTAATCCTTCGTTAATATCTAGAAAtttctgtttgttttgttttgctttcTAAACACACTTCTTCCTCATTGAAGTGCTAAAATATTGTtaacaatgaaaattaattttaagaccAGGGAAGCAGAGTAATCGAAACCTGAAAGCAATTATCCATAAATCATAAATAACCCTTGGTATACTGACCCAAGACCCGATTTAGGTCTTCCCTTTGCATTTGAACTAGGATATGAGTATCCAAGCGAATTTCAAATTGATCAACTAATTTAAATCTAAGCTTAAGCGCTGCTTAGGTcactttaaatcaaattacatCTGCAGATTTATAAATCttttatgttttcaatttctatCAATGCCTATTTCAATTAATGTacattaaatacttttaaaattgcttgttaaataaattaattccgACCTTAAATCACATTAAATCGGTGATTATCGTAAATAAATTCACCCATGGCCATCTCCTCTTTCCGTTCCTTATACATCtcgttataaataaaaaaaaaaaactttgatgCCGAACTTGATCACATCCTCTTTTCATTCCtcataaattcaaaaaagggAATTGATGTCCACTTGCTTAAAACTTAAACCATTTTAAATCcattaaaatgtgaaaatttacgGCTTGGATTTAAGAGTTAATATTCTTGAGTTAagtcttcaattttttcatcgATATATTAAATTGCATCGAATCAggaatgattttaaattaatctatGTATGACCTGATTACCTTCTCATGTGCATTAAACATAGGCATTACTTAATCTCAAGTAATATCTGTGTTTTTCTGCTCTACGTTGAAGTGGGAAGAACGACGTTAAAACCGCGGTTAGATTCCAATTTATGCTGTATGTTGTTATATTCATGTATTATGCTAGATTATGGCACCACCCAGAAGCACGATCTAAATCCTTTAAATCGTAACAAACTTCCGAATAATAGCTGTTGAACATTGAATAATATAAGTAGTAAGTTGTTAAACCTGGATATTATTTCGGTTTTAACGTGATTTAAACCGATTTATTTCAAAGCAAAGTCACGATTTAAGTGAGTTGATGTTGTGGTGGCGCCCGGATCTCTGTATCGCAGATCCGATAGACCAAACTTACAGAATTAATGAGTCGGAAGTTGCTGAAATGAGCCATTTTCACTTATTGACACATTCAGCGTTAGGCCCTATATTGATATTTCTATCAAGGGACAGCGCCTAGACATCAATGTCTACAGTAATCCGATAGTAGGCTTTTCAACCAGGACACCAGAACACACACGTTTTACCAATATGAATGATGGGTTGCTCGGTCTATGACAGACACCTTAAGAAGATACTTTCGGTTGAGCAGATACGAGTTTCGACAATGAAAAAGGATGCTTTCTGTATAACTCTCGAAATTTTCAGCTGGAATGTTTGCTACTATTGAAGTTAAACTCAGGGCCGTAGAAGACAGATAAGCAGTCACCATGGAAATATAATTGTGGCCTTATGAAGCAAACCTGAAACAGATACCGGTGTCTGCGATGGCACTCAGTGTAAATCCATCAGTGGATTTTCTTTCGTTACCATACCCTCAAGGCCAGCAAATGGATTTGCTCGTAAATCACCTGGCGTTTCGTTTAAcaccttttaaaatatttagaggtCAACAATCTCGCTTTATCTTTACTCAATCAGCGAATTTAGAGCCTCTCTCAAGAGCATTAAATCTAAGTGATAATTTAGCGCCTAACCATCGCGGTTCTTAACGTCAAGAAGACGAATGACGGATCAATTACTGCGACATCAAGGCGCAAAATTGCTCACCCAATTAAATCTTTGACTAAAAAGACCTATATTTATTGGACATACTTTATATAGAACctgtaaaaagtttaattgcTAATAAAGTTTTACGGCTGATTTCGTGTtttaatgcatattttatacaaaCCTTTGCATACGGTTATTGTGTGTGAAAATTGCCTACAGAAGGTGGTTCATTAAGGAAATGATTGTAAGTTGTGCCTATTTAGTTGCACTTATTGTGCGTCTCTGCCGTCCATATCAAATCACATTCTCAAATATCCCATCTCTTATCATTGTTTGCAGTagcatttattttctgttgCAGGCGCTCTCGACCCTGAGGAGCTTTCAATAGAACAGTCCAACCAACAACAGCAGCAGCAAAGCTCTCCCCATCACTCCCCCACTAGTTCGCACTTAACCGAACGAGTCACGCCTCAAGACTCAGCACTGAGCCCCAAAGACGATAGCGCTTTATCAAACCAGAGCTCCTTGAGCACCATGTATACCCATCATTCTTCtaacaacaataacaatatGGGGAAGATGCAGCATCATCGGAGCGTCTACAGCAGCGCCGGAAGTCCTGGCCTTCAAATGCAGAGCCAGGGGAGTCCCTTAGGGATGGCCCCACAGGGAAATTTGGGTCACAGCCCATCAGCTGTGGGGCAGTGGCTGTTATCCAGCGGAGACAAGCCTATGTATCCCTCAATGTTCGGATTCCTCCAAGGAACTGGAAGCCAGACGAGTCAGAGCCCCCAACAGTACTCTAGTGCAACTCCATCGCCAGCGGCTCAGTACGATGATAGGGGGACCGAACAGTTGATGTTAAGCATGGATTGCACTTCAGGGTTAGCCCTGAAACAGCCCCCTAGTTACCCTAGTTGCTCTACCACTACCACCACTCTTCAACTCGACATGCAGCAAACAGATCTGGTCTACTCAAGTAGAGCTATAGTGACACCTTCAGCAAAATACCAGTGGGAGACCCAAGAGTACTCTCCGCAAGGCTCAATAGTACCTGGTCCCAGTTCTTTAGTACCCAAGCAGGAACCTTTTTCCTCGCCTTGTGGAACGGATATTCAGCAACCCTCCCCATACGGACCGGTCCAATTGGCCGAGTACAACCCTTCCACCTCAAAAGGACACGAAATTCTCTCTCAAGTGTATCAGCAAAGTCAGATTCCTTTGAAGTTGGTTCCAGTTAAGCCTAGAAAGTACCCGAATAGGCCCAGCAAGACTCCAGTGCACGAACGACCGTATGCCTGTCCAGTTGAAAATTGCGACCGAAGGTTTTCGAGGTCGGACGAGTTAACCCGACATATCCGAATCCATACTGGGCAGAAGCCGTTCCAGTGCCGGATTTGCATGCGCAGCTTTTCCCGATCTGATCATCTAACCACTCATATCAGGACGCATACCGGGGAAAAACCATTTTCTTGTGACGTTTGTGGACGGAAGTTCGCTAGAAGTGACGAGAAGAAGAGACACGCCAAGGTAACTTGTCAATGTGATGATTTGTTAGAATCCATTAGGAATAGAAGaatgaaatataaattggAAGGTaccaaacaaattttagtACCAAATTTAGAACTCCcgaactttaattttgctaaaaaGTCTTCGTTGCACGATTtggagtttttcaaatttggaattagAAATTGGCTTGGTCCGTGTCGTTTACGAGCAGCTTATAACATGCAGATATATGCGACAAGGCGGTAGTAGCAACGACTACACCTATTTTTGCTCAAGGATAGTTTAAATTGCCGGCTGTCCGGTACTGATATATGAAAAATGAG includes:
- the sr gene encoding early growth response protein 1-A isoform X2, which encodes MIMDTLDTLSSHQHHHPHVSSAFLLTETAAAAAHHFNVLSFDTCLYKGGSGASSGGSPTPASVCASEGDIGVEGPPGDLNTPITTAADAPSFFGPGTVIEPPPITGALDPEELSIEQSNQQQQQQSSPHHSPTSSHLTERVTPQDSALSPKDDSALSNQSSLSTMYTHHSSNNNNNMGKMQHHRSVYSSAGSPGLQMQSQGSPLGMAPQGNLGHSPSAVGQWLLSSGDKPMYPSMFGFLQGTGSQTSQSPQQYSSATPSPAAQYDDRGTEQLMLSMDCTSGLALKQPPSYPSCSTTTTTLQLDMQQTDLVYSSRAIVTPSAKYQWETQEYSPQGSIVPGPSSLVPKQEPFSSPCGTDIQQPSPYGPVQLAEYNPSTSKGHEILSQVYQQSQIPLKLVPVKPRKYPNRPSKTPVHERPYACPVENCDRRFSRSDELTRHIRIHTGQKPFQCRICMRSFSRSDHLTTHIRTHTGEKPFSCDVCGRKFARSDEKKRHAKVHLKQRMKKESKLSSSSSSSATNNATAASTPPSHVPSPSPHHHTHHHHHHHMHPHQMGSTHTVTSEEAGAMERVSHAPL
- the sr gene encoding early growth response protein 1-A isoform X1 codes for the protein MLTLAMRPSQHSDVTRVPSSGLSTNNNNGDEFVDILQVQQILLDSNRRDPGGLHPAPSQVPPRLVMDAATSSYYYSTPTYHQTPPGSAGASMDELVAMWFSGGPSASSALDPEELSIEQSNQQQQQQSSPHHSPTSSHLTERVTPQDSALSPKDDSALSNQSSLSTMYTHHSSNNNNNMGKMQHHRSVYSSAGSPGLQMQSQGSPLGMAPQGNLGHSPSAVGQWLLSSGDKPMYPSMFGFLQGTGSQTSQSPQQYSSATPSPAAQYDDRGTEQLMLSMDCTSGLALKQPPSYPSCSTTTTTLQLDMQQTDLVYSSRAIVTPSAKYQWETQEYSPQGSIVPGPSSLVPKQEPFSSPCGTDIQQPSPYGPVQLAEYNPSTSKGHEILSQVYQQSQIPLKLVPVKPRKYPNRPSKTPVHERPYACPVENCDRRFSRSDELTRHIRIHTGQKPFQCRICMRSFSRSDHLTTHIRTHTGEKPFSCDVCGRKFARSDEKKRHAKVHLKQRMKKESKLSSSSSSSATNNATAASTPPSHVPSPSPHHHTHHHHHHHMHPHQMGSTHTVTSEEAGAMERVSHAPL